Genomic window (Capricornis sumatraensis isolate serow.1 chromosome 1, serow.2, whole genome shotgun sequence):
TAAGAGGTGTGATCCAGTAGCAAGGAGCCTGGCCTCCAGGCCCTGCAAGCCCTGGGAGAGAACCCTGATCTGACATGATACCTCGACATCCTCGTCTGTGAAATGAGTTCAATGAGCTTTGGAGTGTTGTGAGGAATACAGCAAGCAAAGCACCTGATGAACAGCAACTGCCCAATAAATAGCACCTACAGTTATTCTTCTATTCCCCAGTTTTACGTAACTACTAGTATTATTCCAAATAAAATTATGAGATAAAAGGAATAGTGATGCCCCGAATTGTGATGCTTTTTCTAGACTCTGATTTTTCTACTGACCAATTTGAGAAGACCACACCATAGAATTTATGAGGATAAATGCGGTGCATTCTTACAGTGGCACGATCCTACTTGAGTTTTACTGGATCTACCCAAAGGGATTAGTTCCCAGAGGCACCAGAAAGACCTTGCTATATAGCCCAGCATGGAACCTCAGACCTTTAGAAGAAGAGTCATAGACGAACTTGTTTCAAAACACTTTTCTATTGCTAATGATGCAGAGTAGGTTTGCTGGAAGATTAGAAACCAGTATATTGCTGCTAATCTGCCTTTAGTTTGAAGAAAGGAAAGTCGTCCACTTATAATCTGTCCCCatgttttaaattgcatttaaaGGGTTTACCTACACCTTTTATGGCAAATATTTCtcaattcattgaaaaaaaaaacaaaccattgtATCACATGAtaaggggaaaatattttctttccccctttcattaaaaaaaaacaaccccaaacaTAACAATgaataatgaaaggaaaacaaatgaagcCATTCCATTCCATGGAGGAGGGGCAGAGTAGCTGCAGGGGACAGCTGCAGTGTGTCTGGCATCCcaattctttcctttctcatcaCTTTATTACTTACTGAACCAAGAATGTAGACAATTTCAGCTACGgttgttttgcattttaatttgtcAACTTAAATTTTATGTGGTGCTCATTTGCCCCATGCACTGAGTGCTGAGCCCATAGGATCACTTCAGTGTGTTGTTGTATGGAGCCACACAAGCAGGGGACTCTCAGTCCTTTCCCAGCTCCACCCCTTCCCATGAGGCCCTACAAATTTGGAAGGACTCACTGTCTTGGTCAGCCTGGACTGCTGTAACATACAACCAGAGAATGGATGGCTTAAGCCACAGATATTTGTTACAGTTCTGGCAGCTGGActtccaaaatcaaggtgtcaacagattcagtgtctggtgggAGTCCACTTCCTAGTTTGTAGATGGTCCCCTTCTTGCTGTATACTGTTttggggaagagagaaaaagcactggtcttttcattttctttaagggCACTAACCCCATCACAGAGTCTCTGATGACTGTCATGACCTCATCCAAATCTAATTACTGCCCAAAGACCCGCACCTCTTAATACCATCACAGTAGGGGTTAGGGCTTAGAATTTGGGGGTGATaacattgcagaaggaaatggcaacccactccagtattcttgcctgcagaagtcCTTGGACAGAGgcgcttggcaggctacagtcacagtcacatagagtcagacacaatcgaagcaacttaacatgcatgcacatggACGAATATTTAGTCTGTGGCACTCACACTATGCTTTCGTGTTTGTCAAAATCATCAAACCCTTCACACCTCTTTCAAACAGTTCTTCCTCCGATTTTAGTTGGGTGCCAATTGACTGCATGCTCATACACCAGCACTGTGTGGCCTCCAGTAAGATGTTATCAACTGTTTACGTCTCTCCCCTCCCCaatccatatgttgaaaccctaatcccCACACTGTGATGGTGTTTTGCAATAAGTCATTTGGGAGAAGTTTACATGAGGTCATGAGTGTGGAGCTCCCATGATGAGATTAATGTCTGTAAAAAATAGGAGACAGTAAGATTGCTCTTCTCTAGAATTGGGCCCTGGAAAGGCTATGTGAGCACTCAGTGAGCAGGCAGTCATCCACAAGCCAGGGAAAAGGCCTCACCAAAAACCAACCATGCTAGCACTTTGATCTTGACTTCCAGtctctggaactgtgagaaataaatatgtgttggttaagccatccagtctatggCATTTTTTAATAGCAGCTGAGCTGACTGGGACACAAGATGACTTCAATTCTACTAAACTGAAAAggcacaggaaggaagaaataaagaatgtgGTGGTTCCTAAGGGTGTGCTTGATTCATTTTTGAAAACATGTTTTTGAACTTACAGAAACAAATCCTTAGGAGGGAATATTTTTCATCATGATATTGGCCGTTACATAtggatctgaaaaaaaatttattttgttctacAATACAACCACAATTTCCCCCAAACCCTCATTCAAACCaccactttcttctttttattttttatgatttttcatagctttcgagttttctgctgctgctgctactactgctaagtcacttcagtcgtgtctgactctgtgcaaccccatagacagcagcccaccaggctcctccatccctgggattctccaggtaagaacactggagtgggttgccatttccttctccaatgcatgaaagtgaaaagtgaaagtgaagtcactcagtcatgtccaaccctcagtgatcccatggactgcagtccaccaggctcctccgtccataggactttccaagcaagagtaccggagtggggtgccgttgccttctccagagtttcCTGCTATGTACTATATTTACACAAGAGAATTTAAATTTTCAGGCAGACACTTGAAAGTGAAGCTTTAAAAGcattttcagtgttttgtttaTATGAAAAAGTGTGAATCAGCAGCATATTTTGCAATGTTtattagttttaaataaaaattttaaaatattacttaccCAGTTCAGCATGTAGGGACTCTAACAACACAACTACATGAAGACTCATTAAAAGTAGTCACTATGTAGAATTCTGTATCCCAACAAATGATCcacctttccttttaaaaaagttgtttgttttctagAGTTTTGATAAATGACCCATTTATTCTACTGCTGAAAATTATACCTAATGTAGCTGAGATTTCTGCATGATAACAAAGGTTTGTTCAGGCTGCACATATTTCTTTTGGGCTTGGGGCAACAGCggtgtatttattaatataggaCATCATATCCCATTATGTCAGCCACTCATCCTTGCTAATGAAATGTGATTTTCCACCTCTACAGATTAAGTGGCATCAAGTCATCCAAGAACATTCACCAAAGACATGCTTATTAAGTTTATCTAGAACCCTCAACCACAGTAGTACTCCATTTTATGTAAATTGTATAACTAAAATTCTGTTCAGAAGTGATATTAAGTAAAGCTTGTGCTAGGAAAAGAATTTTCATCAGAATCTCTTGGGACATGTGTTAAAAATGCACATTCCCTGCCTCCAACCCCAGAATTTCTGATGTAGTGTGACAGGACCTGGAAAGGATTCTGAAACCTAGTTTCACAAGAACATTGGGTGATTCTGATGTCATTGAACCACTTTGAGTAACATGTTGCAGTTCTACTGGGTCCTAAACTCAGCACAGAAACCACACACCTAGAAACTGTTCAGAGCAAGATGGGCAAAGGCAAAAATCTGTGAAGTCACAGAATCTTTCTTTGCTTtcaattaattttctttctccaggcacTTTAGGTGCTCTCACTGTTGGGTTTCCATGGGGCTGGCTTACCAAgctctgtatatatttttttcattcttttttccctatccttcactcgAGGTTAAACCTCAGTGTTGTGGGGTTATGCCTAAAATGATAGCCAGATGTCTGATTAGCCACCCATGTGAAGGAGTTATGACTGTCAACTCTTTAATGGGTGGTTCTCCTAGGCATATGTTCCTTTTAACAAATGACTCTAGAAAGTTAGGTCATTTACCACAAGGGAGGGATCTCAAATACCAAACTGCTCTGGCAGTACAGTGGGGGTGGTGATTTTGGTATGCTTGCCTTGTTTCTCAGAGAGTTGCTTGTAAAATCAACTCTTTTCCTAAGAATGTACAGGATTTCCTTTGCAGATTTATGAAGACGTTGAAGAGGACAAGAATGACCACAAAAGGCATCAAGAGTGCCAAATTCTTGTCTTCCAGCTTTACTGGTTGGTGTTGATAGgatgaaactagaaaaaaattggCTAACATAACCCAAATTTACTTGACCCTGATATAATCCTAACTTGAATCATAAGGCCAGTATAAGAGTCTGTAGTGGGAAATCTCTCTTTTTAGGCTGTTCAACCCACAAAACAGGGACCCAGTATCAACCATAGGAATTTTGAACCAGAAGTCATTTGTGCTATTCTTCCAATAAACCCACTCTAACCCTCAAGGAAGCCAAAGCCTGGCATCTTAATGGTCTGGCAGGGGAGGAGAGGACGCAGGGTGGGTGATGAGGGAGCCCAGGATAAATCTGACCCAATGAAGAGAAATAGCTCTGCGGTCTGAATCTGGTCTTACTATCCACTAAGCTGGGCAAGTCATGTAAACTCTTTAGGTTCCGTTTACTATCTGTGAAATGGACACATACTAAATATTCAGTTTATATTTCTATTATCATATTATTAATGTTATCATTAGCCCTTTTGGAAAAAGAAAGCGGAATCTGATGTTGATGTAAATCAGTCTCTTGGCTGGGGTAGAAGTAGAAAGAGGGGGGAAATTTTGGTTATAAACAAGATACACAGGTAAATAAGAGAGATCAAGATATACCAAACTTTCCATGTTAGCATTTAAAATGGAACGAGAAGTGTCTGCCCTGTTCTGGAAACTTACACTGACATGTCCATTCTGGATAAGTCTTGCAGAAAGTGTGATGAACGCTGTCAGGGACACACAGAGCATGGCAGAGCTCAGGCACAGGTCGACGGCTTGCAGTGTCAGATGGTACTCTTCATAGTGTGGTGGGTCCACACAGACTGATGGGAATTTTGCATACGGAAAGGGAAAAGCAACTGCATAACCGAGGTAATTGATCCCTGCAATCCCTGAGAGTGAGTAGAAGCAATACGGGCCAAGGAGAGCAGAAACCAAGGCTACTGTAAAATGAAGTGCGCATCCCATCGTGCTCAGAATCACAAAGGTGAAACTAGCTTCCCactgaaaatgaaacataaacaGATTATTACTTTGGGAGCTCGATTTTTTAGAAGCTTCTTAGCAGCATGAGGGAAAAAGAGAGGCTGCCTATTAATCTTTCCTACTgggaaatgaaggagaaatgggTTACAGCCACCTCTTTAggtccttttgttttcttcttgaccCTTCAATATGGGAAAATAACATATCAACCCACTGGGcagaaaggaaatcaactccattcaagaaacatttatttatctcCTATCACATGTTGAGGACCAATCTAAGGTGGGAAAAATAGAAATGAGTGAACAGAATCCCTGCCTTACtctgaaagcgaaagtgaagttgctcagttgtgtccaattctttgtgaccccatggactgtagcctacca
Coding sequences:
- the TMEM212 gene encoding transmembrane protein 212; its protein translation is MQHLYQSAGWVLITLGALSVFSGVIAFFPVFSCKFWFTGWSVWIACPIWNGILAITTGILLLLAHKEWTQRYLWEASFTFVILSTMGCALHFTVALVSALLGPYCFYSLSGIAGINYLGYAVAFPFPYAKFPSVCVDPPHYEEYHLTLQAVDLCLSSAMLCVSLTAFITLSARLIQNGHVSIDTNNSQPAIDVLVVNGTQREGE